The Candidatus Latescibacterota bacterium genome contains a region encoding:
- a CDS encoding glycosyltransferase gives MDLSIIIITYNSRVPVEKCLRSIAQNPPSCSYETIVIDNDSSDDTVEVVSNGFPDCRVITNEDNRGYSRGVNQGIDISGGEFALILNPDIEVLEGSLDRLIEFMRNHPEAGMAGAKLLYPDGTLQYSCRSFYTISTLFLRRTFLGKVFPRARALKDHLLLDYDHEKEREVDWLIGACLIVRSNALEKVGKMDERFFLYFEDTDWCFRMHQHDWQVWYVPSSVMTHSYERSSARSVFRKPFLLHMLSLLRYYEKWASAFYFFRRHRGVLKSFVFVAGDIVAINAAFFAAYGLRGAIQPFFTNSLYPLDWYAFFIVFYNLIFFMIFLVGGLYRIRRETTGTSELFKVVRSVLTTFAILLVATYLTRIRIYSRAVLLGQAVFTIVFVTGIRNLFRSIQAHMVKASFDLKRILLIGDDQEVEEIAKLIRERPSLGMDIVGHVGGSGEVLGDIDDLASIAERFRIQEIVVMPSCFEDDSISAIIRNSVQAVFSIRIVAPVARFIGGTERVEKLGRFYTFQVEGGAHQLMRRGIARVMDVSAGLLFLLSGICYPFWLMYGRASGRLSFFSEQRTGPGQKTLSWPRVVRQGGREASDFLKPSFGLRLLTGKLALVGMPSLDPGKAGRHMIDTGLKPGITGKWRFSGPDDLESILEDEVLEGRWRTTTGYFEILFESFGYMLKGKYPLWFFNKEMDK, from the coding sequence ACCCGCCATCCTGTTCCTACGAGACGATAGTGATAGATAACGACAGTTCGGACGATACGGTAGAGGTCGTATCGAATGGATTTCCCGATTGCCGCGTCATTACTAATGAAGACAACAGGGGATATTCCAGGGGAGTCAACCAGGGGATAGATATTTCAGGCGGAGAGTTCGCTCTGATCCTCAATCCTGATATAGAAGTATTGGAAGGTTCACTGGACAGGCTGATCGAATTCATGCGTAACCATCCCGAAGCTGGAATGGCCGGGGCAAAACTTCTTTATCCGGACGGGACACTTCAGTATTCCTGCAGATCGTTTTATACGATCAGCACTCTTTTTCTGAGAAGGACTTTTCTTGGAAAGGTATTTCCCCGCGCCCGAGCCTTGAAAGACCATCTTCTGCTCGACTATGACCACGAAAAAGAGAGGGAGGTGGACTGGCTTATCGGGGCCTGCTTGATCGTCAGAAGTAATGCTCTGGAAAAAGTGGGCAAGATGGACGAGCGATTTTTCCTCTACTTCGAGGATACGGACTGGTGCTTCAGGATGCATCAGCATGACTGGCAGGTCTGGTATGTCCCATCCTCTGTTATGACACATAGCTATGAACGATCGAGCGCCAGGTCGGTCTTCAGAAAGCCGTTTCTGCTTCACATGCTCAGCTTGTTGAGGTATTACGAGAAATGGGCAAGCGCGTTCTACTTTTTCAGGAGGCACAGGGGAGTTTTGAAATCTTTCGTTTTTGTGGCAGGTGATATCGTAGCAATCAATGCGGCATTTTTTGCGGCATATGGCCTGAGAGGAGCGATCCAACCGTTTTTCACTAACAGTCTTTATCCCCTCGACTGGTACGCGTTCTTTATTGTTTTCTACAATCTTATATTTTTCATGATCTTTCTAGTGGGAGGGCTGTACAGGATAAGACGTGAAACGACTGGCACATCCGAGTTGTTCAAGGTCGTCCGATCGGTGCTTACCACCTTTGCCATATTGCTTGTGGCGACATATCTGACACGTATACGTATCTATTCAAGGGCTGTGTTACTTGGGCAGGCTGTGTTTACAATAGTTTTTGTTACCGGCATTCGGAATCTTTTCAGGTCCATTCAAGCGCATATGGTGAAAGCAAGTTTTGATCTGAAGAGGATATTGCTGATCGGTGACGACCAGGAAGTAGAGGAAATCGCGAAGCTTATCAGGGAGCGCCCCTCACTCGGGATGGATATTGTGGGACATGTCGGTGGAAGTGGGGAAGTCCTGGGAGATATTGACGATCTTGCTTCCATCGCAGAAAGATTCAGAATTCAGGAGATCGTAGTCATGCCTTCATGCTTTGAGGATGATTCGATCTCCGCAATTATACGAAATTCAGTCCAGGCAGTATTTTCGATCCGGATCGTGGCCCCTGTGGCAAGATTTATCGGTGGGACTGAACGTGTTGAAAAACTCGGTAGGTTTTATACCTTTCAGGTAGAGGGTGGCGCTCACCAGCTTATGCGTAGAGGCATAGCGAGAGTGATGGATGTGTCTGCCGGACTTCTATTTCTGCTTTCCGGCATATGCTACCCTTTCTGGTTGATGTATGGCAGAGCCAGTGGGAGATTGTCGTTCTTTTCAGAGCAGAGGACGGGGCCTGGACAAAAGACGTTGTCCTGGCCGAGAGTGGTCCGGCAGGGCGGAAGGGAAGCTTCTGATTTTCTCAAGCCATCTTTCGGTCTCAGGTTGCTTACCGGGAAACTGGCTCTGGTCGGGATGCCTTCTCTAGATCCAGGTAAGGCAGGCAGGCACATGATCGACACTGGTTTAAAGCCCGGGATCACGGGAAAATGGAGGTTCTCTGGCCCTGATGATCTTGAATCGATTCTGGAGGACGAAGTGCTGGAGGGACGATGGAGAACGACGACCGGATATTTCGAGATTCTTTTCGAGTCGTTCGGGTACATGTTGAAAGGAAAATACCCCCTGTGGTTCTTCAACAAGGAGATGGACAAGTGA